The window TTAACGAATAAATTATTCCAGTGATTTGCTCCCCTGCCAAGGGGAGCCGGACTCCGAACAGCGTGAGGAGGACTGAGGGGTATGATTGTATAGTATCTCCCCTCCCCGCAAGCCCTACGGAAATTTACTCTGCTGCATTTATCTGAGCATTAAATATGAATAGCTATCGGAAAAAATTAGCGCGAAAACTTTTTACGGGCTGCTCTTTTTCGTATACCCATGGCTGCACCAACAACAAGCATTACAGAAAGCCCGCCATCAACAGGAACACCTGCATCTGTTGGTGTTCCGCCACCTCCTCCGGTGCCTGGACCGCCAGGGTCACTATTGCCGTAAAGTCCTTGGTTAAAACTTCTTGAGTTGGTACTATCTCGAAGTAAACGTCCCTGACCGCTGAATAAATTAGAATCAGAAGGGGTTAACAGTGTGCTCTGTCTGTTAGATTCAAACATATTGGTTGAACCGCCTTCAAAAATATTTTGAGGCACCCATTCACCGCTTTGTGCCTCTACAGTCACAAAACAGCAAACACCAAGTGTACAGCTAAAAACTCTTCGAATATATAGATACAATACTTGCTTCACTAATCAACAATCAATTTGGTAGTCCACCTGCCGCTCTTGCCGCTAATCTGTAACTGATAAACACCTTTTACGGGATTTAATTGTCCTGCCGGTATTACTTGTACAGATTGTGTACCCTTATGTGTAAATGTATATAAGCTTAACTGTTTTCCAAGCGCATCAATAATACTTACCTGATATTGGTCGTCAGGTATATTAAAAAGCATCAATTGTATATTACCGCCCTTGTAAGGGTTTGGATACACGCGCACAGATTGTTTGCCTTCTTCTGCTTCTGGTCCGAAATAAGCCATATTGCTGTATTGGTAACTACCATCCAGCATTAGCTGTTTTATGCGGTACCAGGTTTTATCTGCTGCCGCACGCATATCTGTCCAATTTCTGGCTTCGCCGCTACTCTTCTTACCTACAAAGTAGAAACTGTTTCCATCAATGGATTTTTCTACTTCATACTGCAGCATATCTTGTTCAGTTCCGGCCGCCCATTGCAATTGAATCAATCGTGCCGCATTGGCTTGTCCTTCCAATTTCACACTATGCTGAACACCTGATGGACGAATTTTGCGGAATACAATGCGGAACCTATCTCCACTCGAACTTGCATCAGCTGTTACCGTGAATGGAATGACCATGGTGTCTTTACGCACGTAAGTGAATGTCTGCAAAAGTCGATCTTCCAAAAATGGCAAAACACCCTCTACATGAAAATCCTGACCAACCAAAATCAACTGATATTGTTGGCCATTACCAGTTTGCCAAATACGGAATTGAATAGTATCTGCAGCGCTGAGTTGTTGTCTGGCATCAATACTGAGGTTGCTGCTTTTGGTAACAATACAAAGGTTTTCAGTGCCATTGCTGAGTTTGGCTGCATCTTCCCGATTATTGATACTATTGCTGAAATTTTCGCCAAGTACCAGCGTAGTGCCATCCATATTAATCCAGCGACCACTTACTTGTTTACGCAACATGGCTCTAAGCTTGGCATACACATTGGGGTTGCCTCCAACAGACTCATAAATATTGGTGAGGCTGCCTGCATCCAATGCTTTATGGGCTTCATTGATACGTAATACAGGGTTGGAAGCACTGGTTTGAGTGAAAAAGCCCATGCCGGGTTGCAGGTACCTGCCCACATTGGAAGCGCCATTATCATTTGTCTCTGTGAATGAATTATAAGTAACGTATGCGCCGGTAGTACCGATGGTGGGATCAAAATACCAATAGGTTGTTTGAATATTGGTAGATGCATTTTGTACACTATGCCAGTCTACAATAGCCGGGAAAGGATTGGCTACAAGACTATAACCGTTGGTGCTGTTGTTTAAACTATTCCCACTGCTTGGCACACCTGCTGCACTGCTGCTGGCTCCACTGGTTGTAAAAGTGATATCACCATAAATGAGTTTACCTGTTGCCCTGAGCCTAGTATCCCTATTCATCGTTGTTGGCGTAGGTAGGGTAGTGATATTGGCATTGCGATCGCCTCGGATCAAAATACGATAGCCTCGATAAGGATCTAGTCTGGTGGTTCTGGTATTGGTAATATCGCCCCAGGCAGCACTGATATACGTATGCATTGAACGGCTACCTGTAGCTGTTCTGTCAAGACCTGTGGTTGGATCAACGCCGCTGCCGGCAAGTCCGGTAATATGTGTACCAAAGCCTGCAGTAGTAGCTCCGGCTTCCTGCCAGTTATCGTACACAAAACTATTGTCTGTATATACGCCGCCTG is drawn from Chitinophagales bacterium and contains these coding sequences:
- a CDS encoding T9SS type A sorting domain-containing protein is translated as MRVRLVLSSIFICLAQLLMGQGVTYYSKATGNANDLATWGTNTDGSGTAPGSFSAGDVFIVRNGSSLTTNGALALNSTGINAVTLQINNGGTLTASHSITFVDGGSGTNFVIENNGTYAHNLATDVSTTVFTATTRDFQTGSTINFTQSGTHNLTSFGFGVNVYNLGITGTTITVNLSGGAFNISGTFTISSGNTFDLTSTASSAAIFGTPSGLSGTGTLRSGSSFNPSMPAGQSWPFTVEFYRVGAQTIPSGTFTNLNATGGNRTIGSGSTVTITGTFTPGGGTYTLTNSTIEFAQNGALNIPNLPYNNLTISGTGTKTMTTDLTIAGALVISNSNADLDINGNTLTLNGNGSSFTGDLLGSSTSNLVIGGTLGSSPTIKFHTGANTLRDLTLNRTGASAGVTLGSDLTIVRRLNLTNGNLNTANHILTLQSSSIGNTAQIATVGSGASVSYGSLGGIRIERYIPSGNRAYRDLSSGGVYTDNSFVYDNWQEAGATTAGFGTHITGLAGSGVDPTTGLDRTATGSRSMHTYISAAWGDITNTRTTRLDPYRGYRILIRGDRNANITTLPTPTTMNRDTRLRATGKLIYGDITFTTSGASSSAAGVPSSGNSLNNSTNGYSLVANPFPAIVDWHSVQNASTNIQTTYWYFDPTIGTTGAYVTYNSFTETNDNGASNVGRYLQPGMGFFTQTSASNPVLRINEAHKALDAGSLTNIYESVGGNPNVYAKLRAMLRKQVSGRWINMDGTTLVLGENFSNSINNREDAAKLSNGTENLCIVTKSSNLSIDARQQLSAADTIQFRIWQTGNGQQYQLILVGQDFHVEGVLPFLEDRLLQTFTYVRKDTMVIPFTVTADASSSGDRFRIVFRKIRPSGVQHSVKLEGQANAARLIQLQWAAGTEQDMLQYEVEKSIDGNSFYFVGKKSSGEARNWTDMRAAADKTWYRIKQLMLDGSYQYSNMAYFGPEAEEGKQSVRVYPNPYKGGNIQLMLFNIPDDQYQVSIIDALGKQLSLYTFTHKGTQSVQVIPAGQLNPVKGVYQLQISGKSGRWTTKLIVD